In Chloroflexota bacterium, one genomic interval encodes:
- a CDS encoding 4Fe-4S dicluster domain-containing protein — protein MSAQAPFFSGQDAPAEADIWRCVHCGLCLQSCPTYVQTGLETESPRGRISIMKAVHERRTGLTETATAHLELCLQCRACEAVCPSGVPFGRMMEATRAQIAAKTKRAFVERVGRKLAFRVLLPRPRLMRAMGYCLKLYQRTGLQWLVRQLRLLKPFGPLDRMDQQLPMLPKFYSPPRGEVVPALGAKKRLVAMLNGCVMPLTYGPVNEATARVLAHNGCEVVVPRRQGCCGALSAHGGEREAARALARKNIDVLLATGAEAVIVNSAGCGSAMKEYGDLLKDDSAYREKAERFGKMVKDANEFLAGLPLAPGKRAIEARVTYQDSCHLAHAQRIKDAPRAVLRAIPGLKLIEMQNADMCCGAAGVYNIVQPEMSSRLLEHKMEHVAAAQPAIIATANPGCMLQLQRGVERNGMRARVAHVVELLDESYRD, from the coding sequence ATGAGCGCGCAGGCCCCCTTCTTTTCCGGACAGGACGCCCCGGCGGAGGCCGATATCTGGCGCTGCGTCCACTGCGGCCTCTGCCTGCAATCGTGTCCCACCTATGTGCAGACGGGCCTGGAGACCGAATCGCCGCGCGGGCGCATCTCCATCATGAAGGCGGTCCACGAGCGGCGCACGGGGCTCACGGAGACGGCGACGGCGCACCTGGAGCTGTGTCTGCAATGCCGCGCCTGCGAAGCCGTCTGCCCCTCGGGCGTTCCCTTCGGCCGCATGATGGAGGCGACGCGCGCGCAGATCGCCGCAAAGACGAAGCGAGCGTTCGTCGAGCGCGTGGGGCGGAAGCTCGCATTCCGCGTGCTGCTCCCCAGGCCGCGGCTCATGCGCGCGATGGGCTACTGCCTCAAGCTCTACCAGCGCACCGGCCTCCAGTGGCTTGTGCGCCAGCTGCGCCTGCTCAAGCCCTTCGGCCCCCTTGACCGCATGGACCAGCAACTGCCGATGCTGCCCAAGTTCTATTCGCCGCCCAGGGGCGAAGTGGTCCCTGCCCTCGGCGCGAAGAAGCGCCTGGTCGCGATGCTGAACGGCTGTGTGATGCCGCTCACCTACGGCCCGGTGAACGAGGCGACGGCGCGCGTCTTAGCGCACAACGGCTGTGAGGTGGTCGTGCCCAGACGTCAAGGCTGCTGCGGCGCGCTCAGCGCCCACGGCGGCGAGCGCGAAGCAGCCCGCGCCCTGGCGCGGAAGAACATAGACGTCTTGTTGGCAACCGGTGCGGAGGCCGTCATCGTGAACTCCGCCGGGTGCGGCTCGGCGATGAAGGAGTATGGCGACCTGCTGAAGGACGACTCGGCCTACCGGGAGAAGGCGGAGCGCTTTGGGAAGATGGTGAAGGACGCGAACGAATTCCTGGCGGGCCTGCCCCTGGCACCGGGGAAAAGGGCCATCGAAGCGCGCGTGACCTACCAGGACTCGTGCCACCTGGCTCACGCCCAGCGCATCAAGGATGCGCCGCGCGCGGTGCTGAGGGCCATCCCGGGGCTGAAGCTCATCGAGATGCAGAACGCCGATATGTGCTGCGGCGCGGCAGGCGTCTATAACATCGTTCAGCCGGAGATGTCGTCGCGGCTCCTCGAGCATAAGATGGAGCATGTCGCTGCGGCGCAGCCGGCGATCATCGCCACGGCGAACCCGGGCTGCATGCTTCAGCTCCAGCGCGGCGTTGAGCGCAACGGGATGCGCGCCCGGGTGGCGCACGTTGTTGAGTTGCTGGACGAATCGTACCGGGACTAG
- a CDS encoding FAD-binding oxidoreductase — translation MTTASLEQTFAAAVGAQYIASGGELSAFAVDGVVPRTALFPGDAAQTARAMKIAAQERISVMARGGGTMVSLGRPPERPGVVIGLRRMNRVLEHEPADLTVTVEAGITLEGLNRNLAKHGQMLPLDSPHADRATIGGILSANVAGSRRLGYGAARDRLIGVKVVEANGLVIKGGGKVVKNVAGYDLCKLFIGALGSLGIITEATFKLAPLPESRATLLGAFVKLEEALACAALLMQSSLRPVALDLFNAAAYRLSAPRAALPDMGDRDYFVAVAFDGKPEAVKRQVQVAHKLIAEAQGKPLVVDDPGAHDALWREIVNMGRRVDRPSSMITKAATRFPEFARLVHGHEALAESTHLEAAIVAHLAGGIIRTAWWAEGGGPGEARPMSETAATLRKATANGGGTFILESATAAIKRAIDVWGELGNDFPIMRNLKERFDPARIMNPGRFVGGL, via the coding sequence ATGACCACCGCCAGCCTAGAACAGACCTTCGCCGCCGCCGTCGGCGCGCAGTATATCGCCTCAGGCGGCGAATTGAGCGCCTTCGCGGTGGACGGCGTTGTTCCCCGGACGGCGCTCTTTCCCGGGGATGCGGCGCAGACGGCGCGCGCGATGAAGATCGCGGCGCAGGAGCGCATATCGGTGATGGCCCGCGGCGGCGGCACGATGGTGTCCCTTGGCCGCCCGCCTGAGCGCCCGGGCGTGGTCATCGGCCTGCGGCGGATGAACCGCGTGCTGGAGCACGAGCCCGCCGACCTCACCGTGACGGTGGAGGCGGGCATTACCCTTGAGGGGTTGAACCGCAACCTGGCAAAACACGGCCAGATGCTTCCCCTTGATTCGCCGCACGCGGATAGGGCCACCATCGGCGGCATCCTTTCGGCGAACGTCGCCGGCTCCCGCCGGCTTGGTTACGGCGCCGCCAGGGACAGGCTCATCGGTGTGAAGGTTGTGGAGGCGAACGGCCTGGTCATCAAGGGCGGCGGCAAAGTCGTGAAGAACGTCGCCGGCTACGACCTCTGCAAGCTCTTCATCGGCGCCCTCGGCAGCCTCGGCATCATCACGGAGGCGACCTTCAAGCTGGCGCCGCTGCCGGAGTCGCGGGCGACGCTGCTCGGGGCCTTCGTGAAGCTGGAGGAGGCCCTGGCCTGCGCCGCTTTACTCATGCAGAGCAGCCTCCGCCCGGTTGCCCTCGACCTTTTCAACGCCGCCGCATACCGACTTTCGGCCCCACGCGCCGCCCTGCCGGATATGGGCGACCGGGATTATTTTGTTGCTGTGGCTTTTGATGGGAAGCCTGAGGCGGTGAAGCGCCAGGTTCAGGTCGCCCACAAACTGATCGCCGAAGCGCAGGGGAAGCCGCTCGTGGTTGACGACCCCGGCGCGCACGACGCTTTGTGGCGAGAAATTGTGAACATGGGCCGTCGCGTTGACCGGCCATCTTCGATGATCACCAAGGCGGCGACGCGGTTCCCCGAGTTCGCGCGCCTCGTCCACGGCCATGAGGCCCTCGCCGAAAGCACGCATCTGGAAGCGGCGATCGTCGCCCATCTGGCGGGCGGCATCATCCGCACAGCCTGGTGGGCCGAAGGCGGAGGCCCCGGCGAAGCCAGGCCGATGAGCGAGACGGCGGCGACGTTGCGCAAGGCGACGGCCAACGGAGGCGGGACCTTTATCTTGGAGAGCGCCACCGCCGCCATCAAGCGCGCCATTGACGTCTGGGGCGAGCTGGGGAACGACTTCCCCATCATGCGCAACCTGAAGGAGCGCTTCGATCCGGCGCGCATCATGAATCCCGGAAGGTTTGTGGGCGGCCTATGA
- a CDS encoding FAD-binding protein, which produces MAKRTKQPDLAREAAEIVGPSAVLFEPEDLLVFEADGSIGKGAPSVVAFPTTTEQVAALVKLANAHGAPVLPRGAGTGLSGGAVAIQGGLLISLTRMNRILEIDPIARTALVEPGLVNLHLSQQTAKHGLHYAPDPSSQRTCTIGGNVAENSGGPHCLAYGVTTNHILGAEAVLPNGDIVWLGGPTQDRPGYDLTGLFVGSEGTMGIATKVLVRLTQNPEAVRTLLAIFDDVSQASRAVSNIIAAGIIPAALEMIDKVTMSAVSQAVDGADYPPEAGAVLLIEVDGLRESVAAEAASVEEVCKGLAAREIRSAERPEDRERLWAGRKGALGALGRLAPNYYILDGVVPRSKLPEVLARVLEICERHRFRVANVFHAGDGNLHPNVLFDERVPGESERVLLAGEEIMRVCVEVGGSITGEHGVGLEKKSFMPLIFSADDMAAMEKVKAAFYATENFNPCKVLPTGRGCGEASRHPMRAAMGAEAVL; this is translated from the coding sequence ATGGCGAAGCGCACGAAACAGCCGGACCTTGCCCGCGAAGCCGCAGAGATCGTCGGCCCGTCCGCCGTGCTCTTTGAGCCCGAAGACCTGTTGGTCTTTGAGGCCGATGGTTCCATCGGCAAGGGCGCGCCGAGCGTCGTGGCCTTCCCCACGACGACGGAGCAGGTCGCGGCGCTCGTCAAGCTGGCGAATGCGCACGGCGCCCCCGTGCTCCCCAGGGGAGCAGGCACCGGGCTCAGCGGCGGCGCGGTGGCGATACAAGGAGGCCTGCTCATCAGCCTGACGCGCATGAACAGGATTTTGGAGATAGACCCCATCGCGCGGACGGCCCTGGTGGAGCCGGGCCTCGTGAACCTTCACCTAAGCCAGCAGACCGCGAAGCACGGCTTGCACTACGCGCCCGATCCCTCCAGCCAGCGCACCTGCACCATCGGCGGCAACGTGGCGGAGAACTCCGGCGGGCCGCACTGCCTGGCCTACGGCGTGACCACGAACCACATCCTCGGCGCGGAGGCCGTCCTTCCCAACGGCGATATCGTCTGGCTCGGCGGGCCGACGCAAGACAGGCCGGGGTACGACCTCACAGGACTCTTCGTCGGCTCCGAGGGAACGATGGGCATAGCGACGAAGGTGCTGGTGCGGCTCACCCAGAACCCGGAGGCGGTTCGGACCCTGCTGGCCATCTTTGATGATGTCAGCCAGGCAAGCCGCGCCGTCTCCAACATCATCGCGGCGGGCATCATCCCGGCGGCGCTGGAGATGATTGACAAGGTGACGATGAGCGCAGTGAGCCAGGCCGTTGACGGCGCGGACTATCCGCCGGAGGCGGGAGCCGTGCTCCTTATCGAGGTGGACGGCCTGCGGGAGTCCGTCGCGGCCGAGGCGGCCTCTGTAGAGGAAGTCTGCAAGGGGCTTGCCGCCCGAGAGATCCGCTCCGCCGAGAGGCCGGAAGACCGCGAGCGACTCTGGGCCGGCCGCAAGGGCGCGCTGGGGGCACTTGGCCGCCTGGCGCCCAACTATTACATCCTGGACGGCGTTGTTCCGCGCTCCAAGCTGCCGGAGGTCCTTGCCAGGGTGCTGGAGATCTGCGAGCGCCACCGCTTCCGCGTCGCCAATGTCTTTCATGCGGGCGATGGCAACCTGCACCCCAACGTCCTCTTCGATGAGCGCGTCCCGGGCGAAAGCGAGCGCGTCCTGCTCGCCGGCGAGGAGATCATGCGCGTCTGCGTTGAAGTGGGCGGCTCCATCACAGGAGAGCATGGCGTGGGTCTCGAAAAGAAGAGCTTCATGCCGCTCATCTTCTCCGCCGACGACATGGCAGCGATGGAGAAGGTGAAGGCGGCCTTCTACGCCACGGAGAACTTCAACCCGTGCAAGGTGCTCCCCACGGGCCGGGGCTGCGGCGAAGCGAGCCGCCACCCCATGCGCGCCGCCATGGGCGCTGAAGCGGTGCTGTGA
- a CDS encoding glycerate kinase, with protein sequence MNVLCAPQAFKGSLTALAAAQAMAEGVRQALPQATVTIAPMADGGDDTLDVLVSATRGRYFTAHVQDALGRAISARWGALGDGETAVVEMAQASGIRLLKTEELDPLRTTTFGTGQLITAALKASYRKILVGIGGSATVDGGTGAVAALGGRFLDSSGAPLPPGGGALARLHRIDLSALDVRLAQTAISVACDVDIPLCGPRGAWTFAPQKGATPQMAKELAAAMEHFSAVVAAQAGVDLRAMPLAGPAGGLAGGLHALCRAKLLHGSKLVLGVTGLDKRIAQADLVITGEGAFDRTTLSGKGPREVAACAKRAGVPVIVVAGHVATDLPDLAGLGIVGAEPLLAHAPSLEYATAHAAAIITKATAAALTKRYQGGAPGWKASRV encoded by the coding sequence ATGAACGTCCTGTGCGCCCCGCAGGCTTTCAAGGGCAGCCTCACCGCGCTCGCGGCCGCGCAGGCGATGGCCGAAGGCGTTCGCCAGGCCTTGCCCCAGGCCACGGTCACCATCGCGCCCATGGCCGATGGCGGCGATGACACCCTCGATGTCCTGGTCTCCGCCACCAGGGGCCGCTACTTCACTGCTCACGTTCAGGACGCCCTTGGGCGGGCCATCTCTGCTCGTTGGGGCGCGTTGGGCGATGGCGAAACCGCCGTGGTGGAGATGGCTCAGGCCTCCGGCATCCGCCTCCTCAAGACAGAGGAGCTTGACCCCCTGCGGACGACGACCTTCGGCACGGGCCAGTTGATCACGGCCGCCCTAAAGGCAAGTTACCGAAAGATCCTCGTCGGCATCGGCGGTAGCGCCACGGTGGATGGAGGCACAGGAGCCGTTGCGGCGCTTGGCGGGCGCTTCCTTGACTCCTCAGGCGCTCCCTTGCCTCCCGGCGGCGGTGCCCTGGCACGGCTCCATCGCATTGACCTCTCGGCTCTCGATGTGCGCCTGGCCCAGACGGCGATCAGCGTCGCCTGCGACGTGGACATCCCGCTCTGCGGACCCCGGGGCGCGTGGACCTTCGCGCCCCAAAAGGGAGCGACCCCCCAGATGGCGAAGGAGCTTGCAGCCGCTATGGAGCACTTTAGCGCAGTCGTCGCCGCCCAGGCGGGCGTTGACTTGCGCGCGATGCCTCTTGCCGGGCCCGCCGGAGGTTTGGCCGGAGGTCTGCATGCCCTCTGCAGAGCCAAACTGCTGCACGGCTCCAAGCTGGTCCTCGGCGTCACCGGCCTGGACAAGCGTATCGCTCAGGCGGACCTGGTCATCACCGGGGAGGGCGCGTTCGACCGCACGACGCTCTCCGGCAAAGGCCCCAGAGAGGTGGCCGCCTGCGCCAAGCGCGCGGGCGTGCCCGTCATCGTCGTCGCCGGGCATGTGGCGACGGACCTGCCCGACCTGGCGGGCCTGGGCATTGTGGGCGCGGAGCCGCTTCTCGCGCACGCTCCCTCCCTGGAATATGCGACGGCCCACGCCGCCGCCATCATCACCAAGGCGACGGCCGCCGCGTTAACAAAGCGTTATCAGGGCGGCGCGCCGGGATGGAAGGCTTCCCGGGTATAA
- a CDS encoding response regulator transcription factor: MASPAVLVVEDEETLARAITYSLEREGYSALAAKDGAEGLAMAKQHAPDLVILDLMLPKIDGLEVCRILRRETTLPILMLTAKAEEVDKIVGLELGADDYMTKPFSMRELMARVKALLRRVELDRRAAKAAPAGEVLRSDGLTLDPAARRVKLRERPIALRPKEFDLLAFLMRNKAIVFTRDALLEQVWGYEYGGDSRTVDVHIRWLREKIEEAPGEPKHLLTVRGVGYKFEG; encoded by the coding sequence ATGGCCTCTCCGGCCGTTCTCGTCGTCGAGGATGAAGAGACCCTCGCGCGCGCCATCACGTACTCACTGGAACGCGAGGGCTACTCCGCACTCGCGGCCAAAGACGGCGCCGAAGGGCTCGCCATGGCCAAACAGCATGCCCCCGACCTGGTCATCCTGGACCTCATGCTGCCGAAGATTGACGGCCTTGAGGTCTGCCGGATCCTCCGCCGCGAAACAACGCTCCCAATCCTGATGCTGACCGCGAAAGCTGAAGAGGTGGACAAGATCGTGGGTCTGGAGCTCGGCGCAGACGACTATATGACCAAGCCCTTCAGCATGCGGGAGCTGATGGCGCGGGTGAAGGCCCTCCTCCGGCGCGTGGAGCTGGACAGGCGCGCGGCCAAGGCCGCTCCCGCAGGCGAGGTCCTGCGCAGCGACGGCCTCACCCTCGATCCCGCCGCCCGCCGGGTGAAGCTGCGCGAAAGGCCCATTGCCCTGCGCCCCAAGGAGTTCGACCTGCTGGCCTTCCTGATGCGCAACAAGGCCATCGTCTTCACGCGCGACGCGCTCCTTGAGCAGGTCTGGGGCTATGAGTACGGCGGCGATTCGCGAACGGTTGACGTACACATCCGATGGCTCCGCGAGAAGATAGAGGAGGCGCCCGGCGAGCCGAAGCATCTCCTCACCGTGCGCGGCGTCGGCTACAAGTTCGAGGGCTAG
- a CDS encoding HAMP domain-containing protein gives MPRSLFWRAFPVILLPLIVVLIVLGVILAGRARDNAEAALEKRLSAEARGLSAAASFALNDPRRDVLLMAASASLLDGKSDAAIVRADGSLVFASNAQASLSLRDAPEVAAALSGGEGRSMRLSPDTGERRLYLAVPLRGLDDRIVGAVRASAPAASIGAAGGGVAAPLLISGAIALAVLVAAALWITGMLRRSLRQLADVTTRLSGGALSERVSEPVVAEAEPLALAINEMADSLEKQVRIGYAERDTLGTIINSMADALLLVDAGDIVRVANPAAVRLFAATSGGVVGARLMAVVRDHDIGRLANAAGAEGRRQSRHLEFGSERRLLNVTATPIRFESELGVLVLAQDLTEIQRLEAMRKDFVANISHELRTPLASVKAAVETLEGGALQDQAAAKDFLSRINVEVDHLTEIVQQLLDLSRIETGRVQFDLAPRAAAELIREAVHRIQPQAERLGLQVNVDLAEGLPAVVADSAAIHRVLMNLLDNAMKYTPKERSVSVTARVSGAFVEISVRDAGEGIASEDLPHVFERFYKADRSRASKGAGLGLALCKHIVQAHGGIIWAESDLGKGSVFRFTLPAA, from the coding sequence ATGCCAAGGAGTCTCTTCTGGCGCGCCTTCCCCGTCATCCTGCTTCCGCTGATCGTCGTCCTCATCGTCCTCGGCGTCATCCTCGCCGGGCGCGCCCGCGATAACGCGGAAGCGGCGCTGGAGAAGCGCCTCTCGGCGGAGGCCCGCGGCCTCTCCGCCGCTGCGAGCTTTGCTCTCAACGACCCGCGTCGCGATGTGCTCCTCATGGCGGCCAGCGCTTCCCTTCTCGACGGCAAGAGCGACGCGGCCATCGTCCGCGCAGACGGGTCCCTCGTCTTCGCCTCGAACGCTCAGGCCTCCCTGAGTCTCCGCGACGCTCCGGAGGTTGCGGCGGCCCTTTCCGGGGGCGAAGGCCGCTCGATGCGCCTCAGTCCTGACACCGGGGAGCGCCGCCTGTACCTGGCGGTTCCCCTGCGCGGCCTCGATGACCGGATCGTCGGCGCTGTTCGGGCCTCCGCGCCCGCCGCCTCCATCGGCGCCGCAGGCGGCGGCGTGGCTGCGCCGCTCCTGATCAGCGGGGCCATCGCCCTCGCCGTCTTGGTGGCTGCCGCCCTGTGGATCACGGGGATGCTGCGCCGCTCCCTCCGGCAGCTGGCCGATGTCACCACGCGCCTCTCCGGCGGCGCATTGAGCGAGCGCGTCTCCGAGCCGGTGGTCGCGGAGGCGGAGCCGCTGGCCCTGGCGATCAACGAGATGGCGGACAGCCTGGAGAAGCAGGTCCGCATCGGCTATGCGGAGCGCGATACGCTGGGGACGATCATCAACAGCATGGCGGACGCCCTTCTGCTGGTGGACGCTGGAGACATCGTGCGCGTCGCGAATCCGGCGGCGGTCCGCCTCTTCGCCGCGACGTCGGGCGGCGTGGTGGGCGCGCGCCTCATGGCGGTCGTGCGCGACCATGATATCGGCCGCCTGGCGAACGCCGCCGGAGCCGAGGGGCGCCGCCAGTCCCGCCACCTGGAGTTCGGCTCGGAGCGGCGGCTCCTCAACGTGACCGCCACGCCCATCCGCTTCGAATCGGAGTTGGGCGTCCTTGTCCTGGCCCAAGACCTGACGGAGATCCAACGACTGGAGGCGATGCGCAAGGACTTCGTCGCCAATATCTCCCACGAATTGCGCACGCCGCTCGCCTCAGTCAAGGCCGCTGTGGAAACGCTCGAGGGCGGCGCGCTCCAAGACCAGGCTGCCGCTAAGGACTTCCTCTCCCGTATCAACGTGGAAGTGGACCACCTCACGGAGATCGTCCAGCAGCTCCTTGACCTATCCCGCATCGAGACCGGGCGCGTCCAGTTCGATCTGGCCCCGCGCGCCGCTGCCGAACTTATCCGGGAGGCCGTGCATCGCATCCAGCCGCAGGCGGAGAGGCTGGGCCTCCAGGTGAACGTTGACCTCGCCGAGGGGCTGCCGGCTGTCGTGGCAGACAGCGCCGCTATCCACCGCGTCCTCATGAATCTGCTGGACAACGCGATGAAGTACACGCCTAAAGAACGTTCCGTCTCCGTCACGGCGCGCGTGTCGGGCGCGTTCGTGGAAATCTCTGTGCGCGATGCGGGCGAGGGCATCGCCTCCGAAGACCTGCCGCATGTCTTCGAGCGCTTCTACAAGGCCGATCGCTCCCGGGCGAGCAAAGGCGCGGGGCTGGGGTTGGCTCTCTGCAAGCACATCGTCCAGGCGCACGGCGGCATCATCTGGGCCGAGAGCGATCTCGGGAAGGGCTCCGTCTTCCGCTTCACCCTCCCGGCCGCGTAG
- a CDS encoding MFS transporter: MVPHSRRGCKRASRIPQPGLCCNRAPGGPILKARLGERPMAASFSTVTRRHNAILALYNPGYRWLWFASFFTWSALQMQGLARGYLARDLTEDPFTITAVFAMGSAPIIFAPFAGALADRVDRKLLVAAAETLNLGVTLITAILVTTGGISVPALMVLGFISGFLMGVTLPARQAMIADLVAPEAAPNGLVLFNGVFNVTMIAGPAIAGFIVSGGGVEAAYYTALAVNVVGLLLVLRVPRLPPSRKVSGQSAMQTFVDGFRYIGKTPFLAQLLIGAGLVTMFSAPYQSLLPIFQRDVLKVDASGLGWLQTATGIGGLIAAAALAVSASRSRNTGWMLFFGVLSGLCVAGFARSELFLLSVFLMFLVGFFQSLYMIINMTLVQVVTTKEFQGRVFSIRIVIWGVAPLGQLAVGGLANAYSPQTALAIFGLSAAATQVGMIFRLRGAREPEGGAATRPGG; encoded by the coding sequence ATGGTTCCACACTCGCGGAGGGGGTGCAAACGAGCATCAAGAATACCGCAACCGGGCCTCTGCTGCAACCGCGCTCCTGGAGGGCCTATACTGAAGGCGCGCCTTGGAGAGCGCCCCATGGCCGCTTCCTTTTCTACAGTAACGCGCAGACATAACGCGATCCTCGCCCTCTATAACCCAGGCTATCGCTGGCTGTGGTTCGCTTCGTTCTTCACCTGGAGCGCGCTGCAGATGCAAGGGCTGGCCCGGGGCTACCTGGCCCGCGACCTGACAGAGGACCCCTTCACTATCACCGCCGTCTTTGCGATGGGATCAGCCCCCATCATCTTTGCCCCCTTCGCGGGCGCTCTCGCCGACCGGGTGGACCGCAAGCTTCTCGTCGCTGCCGCAGAGACGCTGAACCTGGGCGTGACGCTCATTACAGCGATTCTGGTCACAACCGGCGGCATCAGCGTCCCGGCCCTGATGGTCCTGGGCTTTATCAGTGGCTTCCTCATGGGCGTAACCCTCCCCGCGCGCCAGGCGATGATCGCCGACCTGGTCGCGCCGGAGGCCGCGCCGAACGGCCTGGTGCTGTTCAACGGCGTCTTCAACGTCACCATGATCGCAGGCCCGGCCATCGCGGGATTCATCGTGAGCGGCGGCGGCGTTGAGGCCGCCTACTACACCGCCCTGGCGGTGAACGTGGTCGGCCTGCTCCTTGTGCTGCGGGTTCCCAGGCTGCCGCCTTCGCGAAAGGTCAGCGGCCAATCGGCCATGCAGACCTTTGTGGACGGGTTCCGATATATAGGAAAGACGCCGTTCCTGGCGCAGTTGCTCATCGGCGCGGGTCTGGTTACGATGTTTTCCGCGCCCTACCAATCGCTCCTGCCCATCTTCCAGCGGGACGTGCTGAAGGTAGACGCCTCCGGGCTCGGCTGGCTTCAGACCGCCACGGGCATCGGCGGGCTCATCGCGGCGGCGGCCCTCGCCGTGAGCGCCTCCCGTTCCCGGAACACGGGGTGGATGCTCTTCTTCGGCGTCCTCTCGGGCCTGTGCGTAGCGGGCTTTGCGCGCTCGGAGCTCTTCCTGCTCTCCGTCTTCCTCATGTTCCTCGTCGGGTTCTTCCAGTCCCTCTATATGATCATCAACATGACGCTGGTTCAGGTGGTGACGACGAAGGAGTTTCAGGGAAGGGTCTTCTCCATCCGCATCGTAATCTGGGGCGTCGCGCCCCTCGGACAGCTGGCCGTGGGCGGCTTGGCGAACGCCTATTCCCCGCAGACGGCGCTGGCGATCTTCGGCCTCTCAGCGGCCGCCACCCAGGTGGGGATGATCTTCCGGCTGCGCGGCGCACGAGAGCCTGAAGGCGGCGCCGCTACGCGGCCGGGAGGGTGA
- a CDS encoding 50S ribosomal protein L25, with protein MGRSPRRAFSIGPPGARLQQRPGCGILDARLHPLRECGTMAQLTLDVRARALTGKKSRYLRRAGFVPANLYGAGMVSSSLQVDAKSLVKAVATTSRNSLVSLKVHGESVERSAFIWNIQRDPLTEEIVHVDFYHVDPARKMRGRVPLTVKNVDPNLAKNELRVAIMIPALEVECLPADLPVSITIDCTDLHKLGDDVKASALPVPERVTMLTKPSQAVAKVAFVQKVKEIEEAPVAAAEGAAPAEGAAAPAGEKTAEGAAPAAKGGAAAPAKGAAPAAKGGAAAPAKGAAPAAPAAKGAAPAKGAPAKPEKK; from the coding sequence ATGGGGCGCTCTCCAAGGCGCGCCTTCAGTATAGGCCCTCCAGGAGCGCGGTTGCAGCAGAGGCCCGGTTGCGGTATTCTTGATGCTCGTTTGCACCCCCTCCGCGAGTGTGGAACCATGGCTCAACTAACCTTAGATGTTCGTGCGCGCGCGTTGACCGGCAAAAAGAGCCGCTATCTGCGGCGAGCGGGCTTTGTCCCCGCCAATCTCTATGGCGCCGGGATGGTCTCCTCCTCCCTGCAGGTTGACGCCAAGAGCCTTGTCAAGGCAGTTGCCACCACCTCGCGGAACAGCCTCGTCTCTCTCAAGGTCCACGGCGAGTCCGTTGAGCGCAGCGCCTTCATCTGGAACATCCAGCGCGACCCGCTGACCGAAGAGATCGTCCACGTTGATTTCTATCACGTGGACCCTGCCCGCAAGATGCGCGGGCGCGTTCCCCTCACCGTGAAGAACGTTGACCCGAACCTGGCGAAGAACGAGCTCCGCGTCGCCATCATGATTCCGGCTCTTGAAGTCGAATGTCTCCCCGCCGATCTGCCGGTCAGCATCACGATTGACTGCACAGACCTGCACAAGCTCGGTGACGACGTGAAGGCCTCGGCGCTCCCCGTCCCTGAGCGGGTCACGATGCTGACCAAGCCCTCCCAGGCCGTGGCGAAAGTGGCCTTCGTCCAGAAGGTCAAAGAGATCGAAGAGGCTCCCGTGGCCGCCGCCGAAGGCGCTGCCCCGGCGGAAGGGGCCGCCGCTCCCGCAGGCGAAAAGACTGCCGAGGGCGCAGCGCCCGCTGCCAAAGGTGGCGCTGCCGCTCCCGCCAAAGGCGCCGCTCCTGCGGCAAAGGGCGGAGCTGCCGCGCCGGCGAAAGGCGCTGCTCCTGCCGCCCCCGCCGCCAAGGGCGCCGCTCCCGCGAAGGGCGCTCCTGCCAAGCCGGAGAAGAAGTAG